GGTGATCTCGCAGAGATGGACCTTCAGCCCGTTCTTGGCGACGTCCTCGACCCGCTCGAAGATCTTCGGGATCGCGGCCGCCTCCTCGCTCCAGCTCGTGCCCTCGAAGTTCTCCAGGAAGAACTTCACCCCGGCGCCATGCGCGACGATGGCGAGCTGCAGTGCGAACGGATCGGCGCCATAGGCGGAATAATGGTTGGCGATGTTCTGCAGCATCTGGATGAAGCGCTGCGGCTCGCCGAAATCGCAATGATAGAGGCAGGCGACGTCGGCCTCCTTTTTGAGGTCGCCGAGCGCCGTCTGCCGGGGCGCTGCGAGCACCGGCGTGGCCGCGGCGACCACGCCGCTGGCCGCCGCCAGCATCAGCGCCCGGCGCGAAGCCTGCTGGGTTTCCTCCGACATCGTGTCCTCCTCCGCTGCTCGGGCCATATGCCTGGCTATGGATTGGGTTTCAGACTCTCGTAGTAGGCGGCCAGTGCCGCGATCTCCTCGCTGGAGAGCCGCGCCGCGACCGCCTGCATCACCTGGTTGTCACGCTGCCGTTCGCGATAAGCGTTCATCAGCGCGACGAACTGCTCGGCCGGATGGCCCACGATCGCCGGAATGCCGCCGACCTGCTTGCCGCTGCTCTGGTGGCAGGTCGTGCATTCGGCGGAGAGATATTCCCCCAGCGCCTTGTCGCCGGCGGCGTTCGCCGGCGACAAGGCCAGTGCCAGGACCATCGCTAAAACGGTTCGCGCATTCCCTTCCCTCCGCTTGCGGTGGGGAAGGGTTAGGGATGGGGGGCCGCAAAGCAGGGCGAGACCATTCTTCGGCGTGGCACCGAGCGGCACTGCCCCCCTCCCAACCCTCCCCACCGCAAGCGGGGGGAGGGCTTGAGCCCGGCAGAGCCGTCGCGGGTCTGCCCTAAGCAATTGCTCCTGGCCGGCCCTCGGCATCAATCGACCTTCGGCGCCGTCTTCGAATCCGGCGTCACGTCGAGGATCACCGCCCGTCCGGTGATCTTCACCTCCGGCTTGCAATTGGTCATGCACGGCTCCTTGCCCCAGAAGGCCTTCTCCGTGGTCTCGCGGTCGTCGTCATAGAAGGCGGCCGCGTTCGGCAGCTTCACAGAGGTGAAGTTCTTATCGGACAGTTCGAAGTCCTCGTCCTTCACGATGTCGTTCAGATAGAGCAAATAGGCGGTAACGGCGTAGAGCTCGTCCGGCGAGAGCGACTGGGCGTTGCCATAGGGCATGGCGCGGCGGACATAGTCGAACACCGTCGAGAGGTCGGGCCAGAACGAGCCGATCGTCTTCTCAGGCCGATCGGATTTCAGCGAGCCCATGCCGCCGGCCAGCACCGGCCAGCGGTTGTTGCCCTGGCCGAATTCGCCATGGCAGCTGGCGCACTGCGCCTGGAAGACCTCGTCGCCCTGCTTGACTGTGCCCTTGCCGGGCGGCAGGCCCTTGCCGTCGGGGCGGACCGCGATATCCCAGGCCTTGATCTCCTCCGGCAGCGCCTCGCGGCCGAGGCCGAGCTTGGCGGCCGGGGCGGGAGCCGGAGCAGCCTTGGCCGGTGGATGCGTCTGCGCCTGCTTTGCCGCCGGCTTGGTCTGGGCGATCAGCGGCGCGGCGGCCAGGACGGCAAATGCCGCGAGGCCCGCGAGCAGGACGGGATTAACCGATCTCGACATTTTCGGTCTCCCCGTTCGTCTTCACATGCCAGGTCTGGATGCCGTTGTTATGGTAGATCGAGTTGGTGCCGCGGATCTTGCGCAGCTCCTCCTTGGTCGGCTGGAGATAGCCGGTCGAATCCATGGCCCGCGACTGGATCAGCAGGTCCTGCCCGGTCCAGTCGAAATCGACATAGAAGCGGGTCAGCGACTTATCGAGCACCGGCCCGTCGATCCTGGCATGCTGCCAGTTCTTGCCGCCGTCGAGGGTGACGTCGACGCGC
This genomic interval from Bosea sp. 29B contains the following:
- a CDS encoding DsrE family protein, with translation MSEETQQASRRALMLAAASGVVAAATPVLAAPRQTALGDLKKEADVACLYHCDFGEPQRFIQMLQNIANHYSAYGADPFALQLAIVAHGAGVKFFLENFEGTSWSEEAAAIPKIFERVEDVAKNGLKVHLCEITFSRLKIDKSKARKAEFVGFVPSGVAAVAAMQAKGFAYLKVG
- a CDS encoding c-type cytochrome, which codes for MVLALALSPANAAGDKALGEYLSAECTTCHQSSGKQVGGIPAIVGHPAEQFVALMNAYRERQRDNQVMQAVAARLSSEEIAALAAYYESLKPNP
- a CDS encoding cytochrome c; the encoded protein is MSRSVNPVLLAGLAAFAVLAAAPLIAQTKPAAKQAQTHPPAKAAPAPAPAAKLGLGREALPEEIKAWDIAVRPDGKGLPPGKGTVKQGDEVFQAQCASCHGEFGQGNNRWPVLAGGMGSLKSDRPEKTIGSFWPDLSTVFDYVRRAMPYGNAQSLSPDELYAVTAYLLYLNDIVKDEDFELSDKNFTSVKLPNAAAFYDDDRETTEKAFWGKEPCMTNCKPEVKITGRAVILDVTPDSKTAPKVD